The DNA region AGACCCAGATAAAATCCGGCAGTTGGATGGCTgctgaatatatatatatatgcttttCTTCTCGAGCATTAGAGCAGCATTTCGATGTATAAGGGCACCCGTCTGCTACCTGCAGGAAGAGCTCGTAGAGGATCTCCTCCCTGACCCGGCTCTCCAAGTTCCCCACCAGCAGAGTCTGCTCCGCCGCCTCGGAGCGCCCCAGCCACGCCATGGAGCCGGCGGGAGCCTGCGGGAACCTCCGGGAAAAACGGGAGCCTCCGGGAGTGCGAGAAGCGCGTCCCAGCTGCGCTCCAGGTGTGAGGGGCTCCTGGCAACAGCGGAACGTGTCTGTTTGTGGCAACACCCCCAGGAATCGTTAGGTGGGTAGTGATGATGGTAAATACCAACATGAaggttttctcttctgtttttgcCACTGAGCAACCCTAAATAACAATCCACCTTCCCAGACTAGTATTCACAAGTGTGTTCACACCATCCACTCCCCGCTATTACCATTGCAATGAGCTCTCGCTGTAGAACAGGCTGCAAGCAGAGCAAGTGCTCAGCTCAGGAGCAAAGAGAGAGGTTTTTATCAGATACAAGTCCAAGAGAGGGTTTTATCAGATACAAGTCCATGCCAGCCATAGAGAAAACCCATTTCTGCACTGTGCTAGTGTTGGCTTTGTCAAAAGTAGGTTTAAAAGTGTTGTAAAATAGTTATTAATTGATAAACATGCACTGTTAGTTTAGTTACTATATTGTAAAAGGGGTTAAAAGTTTAACCCCGTTTAAAAGTTTTAAGAAATACGGTACTGAACGTGCCGTATTACACCTAAACAAAGTGCACCACCCCAAGCGAAACGAGCCAGCCTGGACAGAACAGCAATGGGCCAATCAAGAGCCTTAAACCTTCATGCAAATAGAGGATCCAAAAATAAACCAATCCAAAGGAacaaaaaacaggataaaaaggggGTTTCTAACCCACGGAACCCATGCCACTCCACCTGGAACACCGGGGACATCGCTGCTCAGCAGAGCCGGCGCCGGCGCTGCAGCATCCTCGACGGGAAcgctcctgcccagcccccgGGCCCCCTTGCTTTAGGCCTTtataataaatgctgaaatcatTTTAGTACCGAGAGTGTGCTCCTGTTTTTAACAGTTGGCAGGTGTATCTGTAGCAGGTGTTCTCATCCTATGTTCACTGGATAttatcccatccaagcaggcattttagTACAAGCATATTTATATCAGCTATTTCACTAAGCTTAATGAACAAGATAAATTAAAACTGTATCTTTATAACAAAGAAAAGGcaatattataatatgtatctataacaCTAACGACCGATGCAAGCCCCAGGCGGGTGCAGTCACTGGCATCGCCTGGGGATGCTTTGGGGAAGAATGGACACTTAAACGCTCAGTTGCGGCCTCTGGCAGAGGGAAAGAAGCAGCAGCGACTGTTATTACTGCAGACACCTTGCACAAAGCCGTCCTTCTGCAGGGGCACCTCGACGGCCACCCTGCCGCTGGGGACGGCCAGTGGACACAGGGCAAGTTTCAGGGGCAGCGGCACAGGGCGAGCAGGGTCGGTGGAGAGGCTCAGGGGAGCTCTGGCGACACGGAGAGACGCTCAGCTCCTGGCCCGGGCCGGGAGCCGCGGCGAGTGGGCTGCAGCTTCTTCCCGCCATCCCGGGCGGCCCGAGGCGGCTCTTCCGCACTCGCTGAGACTTTGTCATCTCACCGCCGCCGCCACCTCATCCCTCATCTGCCACTGCCACCGGCGGGCTCACGCTCCCGAGCACCGAGCGGGCACCAGGGGCACCCAAAGTCCGGCGGTACCGGCGCCGCAGCTCCGCGCTCTGCACTCCGAGCGCCACCGACATCGTGCCCGCGGGACGGCAGCGGAGCCTTTACCGGGAGCAGCTCCCGCCGTGGCCCCGCGGGATGACAGCGGAGCCTTTACCGGGAGCGGGCTCAGCTGTTTACCTGCAGTTCGGCAGTTcgggtggcagcagggagcGAGAGCAGCCCCTGAGCGGACGGtgccgccgcccggcccggcccggcccggggacAGAGCGCGGGTCACAGCCGGGAGCGGGAAAAGGACACTCTGCGAGGCGGGAGATGGATGCACGACCATCACACAGAGATACAAACACCAGATCCACCCGCCGTAATGCTCAGCAAACAGCTCATCTGGAATAACCCACACGAAGCAACCTAACCTGGCCGACCCACGCTGGATAACCGATTGCAATGCCCACGCCCAAACTGCAAACATTTCACCACAAATTTTCCCAATTGTTGGTTTCATTGCCATTTTGGAGTTTTTGCTAGTATAGCAattgggttttattttcccaaatattCAATTTGGCAATTTTCTAAAGCTTTTTCACAACATAAAAACTAAGTGGTGTTTGCTTTTGGCTCTGTCATGAACACGTGGGGATTTTCCCCACATTTCTGGCTGCTCACATGCCCAAGCACCAGCACCCACTGCCAGCACCATAAAAGCCCCTGGAGATgttgctgctctgagcctgcaCAGCATCCACAGGAACAGTAACACTCGAGGGATGGGAGCATGGGCAGTGCCAGAAGCATTCAGCTTTCCTGAGTGCAACGTCAGAATACAGGTGGCTGCAGACACTTCATGAGGCTCAACTACATTTCACCATGGACACCTGATGAAGGCAATTTTGCAATCATGCACATCTGTGCCCCATCTAGGAAGACAGGTGCTCACACGGCTGATGCAGGCAGGCAGTGGCAGAAGTCCCAGGACtgctcttccccaggctgagcagagcagaggttGTGCTCTCGGCCTCTTCTACACCTCCATCACTCCAGCTTCTCCACTGGCATcgccccacagcacccacaccTGCCCGGACCTGGCGGCCCCAGTCTGCACACCATGCCCAGGCAcagcctccccttccccagTGCCTCCTGCACCcttgctggcacagcccagctgtgcagctGTCCTTCCTGACCGGGCACTGCTCACACCAGCCCACCTCGTCCTCCAGAGCCATTCCCAAAGCCACCAGCCCTCAGCTCCCCGGCTCCTGCAGGCCAGGCTGGtgctcagtgtccccagcagcccaTTCCCCTCCCGCTTAGTCCAGGCTGTCATTGTGATCACTTGTACCCTCCAACTCCACAGAGAAGACTTGGAAGAGCAGACCCTGAGGGATCTCCCCAGTGCATGGCCACCAGCCACACTTGGACACTTGTGCCAACACCCTCGAAGCCAACACAGCTGGGGTAGTCCCTCAGACCAACCTGGCACCACTGGCTAAAGGAGACCCCAGCCAgctctccccacagccctgctcctcctaCACATCCAGGAGCATTTGTGCCAACACCTtcccagggacacacagagcaggTCTGAAGGCTCTCCTACCCTTCCTACTTGCCTTTCTGGAATAAGGCTGTGGTAGTTGCTCAGATTGACGGGAGTCTCCCCAGAGACGCAGGACTTTCCAAGGAGCAGGGCCTGGCACTGGCAGCATGGCTCCCCACCCTAGCCCCAGAACGCTCCTTAGCAGTCACAGCCATGTAGTAAACAGTTTAATTAACACACTGACAGCACCAGAGCCAGCCATAAAGCCCAGCCTGAGCTGGCCTTTATCCGCTGCTCTGCTTGGCCGCCAGCCTCTTGTCCCGCTCTTCAGCAATGGTCAGGCGGATGCCCTTTCCACGGGGCAAGGAGATCCATGGCTTGTTACCCTGCAGCAAGAGAGAAGAGACCACTTCACATCAGGAAACCCAGACAGCAACACAGCTCTCCCTCTAAGGGGGAAAGCAGCTGAAGCCCACCCCTGCTCATGCTGGGTCAGGTACACATAGTGATGGCACTGGCACAGCAGAGGCCCCTAAGGAAGGTGCCGAGGATGCACAGGTCTACAGCTGCCCTTCAGTCACATCCCTTAAGAATGTGCTTCAGCCAAAACCCAACACTGCCTGCCCCTCCATAACCCAGACAAAGAGCCTGTCAGGGATGGCAGAACAGCAGAGGCTTTGTGGGGGGCACTCGGAGTCACAGCGGCTGCTAAAATCAGCACCACTCAGGCCCCAGCTCTCAGGTTTCAGGGATGCTTCTTGAAAACATAGTCATTCCTTAAGTTGGAAATGTTTCTTCCCCTacccagagcagggaaaaatGCAGGGAGCCAAGTCAGAGCTCCACTGTGTGGGAAGACAGCTGCCCAAGGAAACACCAAGGCTCTGTCTCAGTCAGCAACCCCTCACAAGAGGAGAGAACCCCCACCTGGTGCCCCGGGCCTTACTTTGCCAATAACGAAGATGTTGGACAGCCTGGTGGCAAAGCTGTTGCCGTTGGCGTCCTTCACGTGAACCACGTCAAACGAGCCGGGGTGCCTCTCCCGGTTGGTGATCACCCCAATACGGCCCAAGTTGGCACCGCCGGTCACCATGCACAGGTTACCTGAGGAAGGGAATACAGGTGTGACAAGAGCTGGCACCACATGCTGTGAAGTCCTTCCACTTGGGCTCCCTGCCCATAGCAAACATTCCCATCCCACCACGCTAGCACTGCTCACATCTCTGTGACTGAAACTGTCTGTCCCCACCAAGAGACAAGCTGAAGCACCTGCCACCAGCTCACTGCTTCTACCCGGTGCCTCAGAACTGCCAAGTCCCGGCCAAAtgcttcccactgccaggaCACAGGAAGAATCCccccattccagctccaggtggaGCTGGGCATGCTGCTGGGAAACAAACCCCTTCACAAGGCTGACACCAGTGCCTCTGTTCCAGTGCAAATATGCCTAGCATTTAACTTCCTGACTGCTCTCCACGGTGGGGAAGGGTACAGCGCTTTAATGGCATGCAAGACCTACCTGTGTCAAACTTGATGAAGTCTGTGATCTTGCCTGTCTCCAGGTCAATCTGGACCGTGTCATTCACCTTGATGAGGGGGTCTGGATAGCGGATAGTGCGGGCATCGTGAGTGACCAAGTGAGGGATTCCTTTGGTGCCCACAAAGATCTTCCTCACCTTGCACAGCTTGTActgcaaacaaaacccaacaccTCTAAGCTGAGGCAGCGAGCAATACCATGGACTAGGGAACTCTTGTACTCCAAAGAGCCACCACCCAGCAGAAAACCCAGACACTCAGGACTTACAACATGAGCCCACAGAGTGACTTATCCAGCTCCCTGCCTCAGTAACTACTTTTGAACAGCTGCCATGCAGCTCTGCTATAGCTCCAGCTGAAAATACAtttgctgtgggagcagcagcccacCTGGAGCTTCAGCCTCCCCACAAAACACTGGCTGCACTTTCACAGTAGAGTCTTCACCAGGACAATGCCCTTATGTTCTCCCAAAGCCCATGGCACACAGCAGAGACAGAAGCTGCATTTCTCCAGAACCAAAGAGAGATCTGTCCCCTCCAGAGCACTGATTTCCCTCCTGCCTATTACCCTAACTCCCTCACAGATCAACACATAGTCATCAGAGAAGCCCATTACAAGGAGAACCACAGCAAAgctggctccagcacagccagctctgccatctGCACAGCTGCATGCCTGCACAGCCTGCCTTAAAGAAGGAGATGCAAACCAGAGTGCAGCCTTGCAGCTGAGGTATGCCATGCCTGGGTTAAGGGCATGCATGAGGAAGTTGCTCCCCAGCATCCAGGGCCAATATGCAGTTTTGTTGTTCTGGGAAGAAGTTCAAGGCTTTTACACCACAGACACTTCCACGTTTCTAGTCACTGTTAGCTGGCAAAGCCAAGACTCTCCTCCACCCCAAAACTCTCTGATCCAGCCCATGCCAACAGCATCATCTCCAGCACCAGACAATGCTCTTACACCCATCTGTGAACTACTTCTTTGTAACAAAGAGATCTCCCCCCGACACAGGCTTCACCACAACCCTGAGCGCCCCAATCTCAAGTGCAGCATGGCTTTAACTGTCAGGGAAGAGAAACACCAGCTCTCGTTCAGGAGATACCAAGAGGAAGCACTGCCACAACCAACCCAACCGGGCCCACCCTTACAGCACATCGAAGCTCCTCACCTTGGCCTCCTCAGGAGTGATGCGGTGAACAGCAAACCGGCCCTTGGTATCATACACCAGGCGGAAATGCTCACCTGTCTTCTCAATGCTGATCACATCTGATAGCAGAAAGGGAAATAGAACAGCAGCTGTTATCAGCTCATTACCCAGGACCCCAACTTGGGATCAAGCtcacatttaaaaagaaacagaaactgaTGAAAAACTTTTAGGGTGTGATTGATGAGGTTGGGATCTACCCTTGAGCACAGGCTCGCATATTTTGCAGTGACAGACTACAAATTAGCAAAAACTGCTGAAGGCTGGAATCTGAACAGCAATGTACCCAGGTCAAGCAGGCACTTGCAGGTTACAAGTCTCTGACTACGGTATTCACTGCAGTGCACAATCCTAAACTTAGTAACAACTCCTTACACATATCTTTTCTTCAACTCCAGCAGGGAAACCTTACCCCTCAAATAATGCCAGCCCCACAAAACACTCCCCTGCCAATGTGGAAGAGCTGCCTAAGGAATCGCCCCAACCCTCCTCACCCATGAAGCCTGCAGGGTAGGTGATGTCGGTGCGGACTTTGCCATCTATTTTGATGAACCTCTGCATGCAGATCTTCTTGACCTCATCTCCGGTCAGAGCATACTTCAGCCGGTTGCGCAGGAAGATGATGAGGGGAAGGCACTCCCTCAGTTTGTGCGGGCCCGTTGATGGACGGGGAGCCTGCCGACAGAAGGTTTCTGCTGGAGGCTTCCACCCCAGAGAAGGAAACCAAGGCGCCAACAGCTCCCGCAACAGCACggaagggcagcagcacaaATGGCAGCCGCCACACAGGCAGCGACCGGCTAAAGCTCCGTTCTTGGTATTCACAGTAGTTTCCCCCGTGTCTTGCCAGCCTCACAAACAGAGCACAGCCCCCAACAGAGCACAACTATCCATCTCAACCCAGATGTGGAAAAGCACAATAAGCATATTAAAAGAGAACATCCAACAACCCCATCACATCCTCTCCAAAAAGGGAAACAAGAACGCTATTCACAAAGACCCTAACGTTAAACAAACACCTCCAGCCATGTCCATCCACCCCTGCTCACTGCTCGCCCCCGCGCAGCACCCGAACACTTCCCCGATGTGACTGCGGCTGCCACAACCCCGGGCTCCACCTCCGACCCCAGTCTCAACCTCAAACCCAGGCCCGGCCCCAGCTTTAACCCCAAGCCAGGCCCGCACTCACGAAGACGCCCGTCAGCTTGTCCAGCATCCAGTGCTTGGGTGCCGCCACGCGCTTCAGGTGCTTCTTGGGGCCGCGGGCCTGCAGGACGGGACGCGGTAAGAGCTGAGTTATGGGCGCCAggcccagcccctccagccagCCCTCCCCGGCCCCCTCCGACCGCCACCCCCCGGCCCCTGGCGCCGGGCTCCCTCCCGCGCTTGTCGCCCAGGGAGGGTGGCCGCAGCCCGCGGGGAGAGGGGGATGGCGGCGGATGGCGGCGGGAAGCCGCGCCACCGCGCCCTCACCATGGCTGCGCTCGGCCGAGAAAGGGCTGGCACTTCCGGCCCGCCGCGGAAGTACACGGCATGGCGGCAGCGGCTGTGCGCCCCCTGGCGGCTCGGAGGACTcgtccctccctgctccaggccGGGCGCTGTGTCCGTGGGCATCgctgggcagtgctggtggcaTGGGACGGCCGCCACGTCTGGCCCTGCGGCTTAGGAGAGCCGAGCCGGGGATAACAGCGGTGCCGGGacctctccctgccctcccccgcCTGTGTCCCCCCCTGCCACGGCCCCTCCCGGGGTAGAGCTGGGACCCCGCGCAGCGCCCAGACCTGAGGCCGGGCCTCAGCGCCCACTGCTGAAGGGAGTTCGGGGCCAAGTGGTGCCAGCTGCCCTCTCCAGTGGGCAGACGTGTCCCCACAGTGCTCCggagccctggggacagtgcCAGGCTGCCGCATCCCGCCAGGcagcccaggagagcagcagccccacagccagctcGGCTCCGCGGCAGCGCTCCCGCAGCGGGCAGTGCCTGGGACACGGGTCCCATTCCCCAGCGTGACGCTGGCACCGAAAACCTCGGGATAAATGAAACTTTATCACCGAAAACCTCGGGATAAATGAAACTTTATGTTTACATTAGCGAGCAGCATTACTTTATTCACAGTGCTGGGTGCACAAGGGCAGCTCTGCCCGCCGCAGCCGGGCATCAGACGGGGCATCCCACTCGGGATGGGGGATGTGGGGATTTCCACCCAAGAGGACCTCACCTAAAAGCCACAACCCGTGATACCTGTGGGTTTTCTTATTGTTGATTTTCCCAACTGTGCTCCTGAaacagctcccacagcctcaCAAGGGCAGGCTacctgctgtggggacagagcacaTGGGGCCCTGAGGTGGGTCAGAGGCAGCAGCTAGCCAGCTTCTCTGTTCTCTCATTCCTCACCTTTTTCCCTGGATGGGCAGTCCCAAAGCCTGACATCTCCCCAAGGCACTGGGATCCTTTGCCAGGGCAATGGCAGCACCAGCCTCCTGCCAGTGGTCAGCACACAACACTGGTCTCACCACAGCACACCACACCAGGTGCAGGGGTACATGGAAGCAGGCAAGGGGTCAGGAGTCATGGGAGCACATCCTGCTGACCTGTCTCCACACCAGATTTCCTGTTGTTTCAATCAGCAGTGAAAAACAACTGAgcaaaaaacaaagccaaggccaggctgggaaccCTTTGTCTTGCTGTTTCCTCCAGTATAATCTAATTAAAGCCACAGGAAATATTCTTTCCTACAGTGACTGGACATCATTAAAAAACCCAGTACAACAAAAAGTCCATGGGCCAGGAGAATGAGGGGACAAGGGTGGCAGAGGCCAGGCTCCATGGCTCCTGGCACTGGGAGAGATCTGCTCCAGATACCTGTATACCTGTTCCCTTGCTGAGACATCTCGTGGCAGCTCTCATGGGGCACCAAAGCATCTGGAAGTTCATCCAAGATCCCCCAGGACAGGAGCTGTCACAATGCCCTGCATTGCCATTGACATTCTTGAGAGGCTCTCCAAGGTCTGGTCCCTCTGTGCAGGATTTCAGGAGCTCACAAATGGCTCTGCAGTGGGGAGGGGCATGCTGTGGAAAAGAGCACTGGCAAGGCAGGGTGGgtggaagaagaaaggaaagggcTAGAGGAGTAtttcaagtattttatttttaaaaaattcccgGTTAAAAACACAATGGCTGTGTCTTTCTGTGGGTGAGACACAACCAGGGTAGGCCTCAGGCTCTACTTCCTGAGTGGGCAGCTCTGAGGCTGTGGCCCTGCCAGGCAGGTAACACAGCACTGGGGTCCAGCTGGGGAGGGctcacagctctgagcagcccctcttttaaaatacatttaaaagcaGTTGTGAGAACAAACTGTGGTGTtaaaaaaggaaggggaaaggagcaAGGGAggctctgccaccagcactggAAGGCTGTGGCTGAAGGGCCCCACACTCCCACCTAGGGAAAGCCACAGTGCTTGTGCAtgcagcagcttttcttctttaaagagaaaaaaaacaccaaccaacAGTACTTTCTTCAACAGTTTCCCTGCAGCCACAAATTCCACCTGTTGTTCACATAAATATGCTGTCGTCCTCACAGGAAATGCTCTTGCCTGAGCCTTTCTTTTCTGCTAAACAACGTGCTTCAGATTCCCTGCAaataaaaggaagcaaaaaaggGTATTTCAACTGATATTTTAGCCTGATGGAGTGACCTGGCAAGGCCACTCCCACGCCTGATGGACTAGACCATGATATGGGAATTCCAGCTTCAGCAGATCTCAGTTCCTGCTGACCCCTGGCTCCCTTTGCAGAGGCTGCTGCCCGCGTTTGAGCCAGGCTTTGGGAATTACCACAAGGGGACCCTGTCACTGCTTTCACCATGCTGAATGTGGTTT from Taeniopygia guttata chromosome 4A, bTaeGut7.mat, whole genome shotgun sequence includes:
- the RPS4X gene encoding 40S ribosomal protein S4, X isoform → MARGPKKHLKRVAAPKHWMLDKLTGVFAPRPSTGPHKLRECLPLIIFLRNRLKYALTGDEVKKICMQRFIKIDGKVRTDITYPAGFMDVISIEKTGEHFRLVYDTKGRFAVHRITPEEAKYKLCKVRKIFVGTKGIPHLVTHDARTIRYPDPLIKVNDTVQIDLETGKITDFIKFDTGNLCMVTGGANLGRIGVITNRERHPGSFDVVHVKDANGNSFATRLSNIFVIGKGNKPWISLPRGKGIRLTIAEERDKRLAAKQSSG